The proteins below are encoded in one region of Shewanella putrefaciens:
- the rplX gene encoding 50S ribosomal protein L24 yields the protein MAAKIRREDEVIVLAGKDKGKRAKVSQVLPTGKLIVEGINLVKKHQKPNPQLGVAGGIVEKEAPIQASNVAIFNSATGKADRVGFRFEDGKKVRFFKSTSELVK from the coding sequence ATGGCAGCTAAAATCCGTCGTGAAGACGAAGTGATTGTATTGGCAGGTAAAGACAAGGGTAAACGTGCTAAAGTTTCTCAAGTCCTACCTACTGGTAAATTAATTGTTGAAGGCATCAATCTTGTCAAAAAACACCAAAAGCCAAACCCACAATTGGGCGTAGCTGGCGGTATTGTTGAGAAAGAAGCACCGATACAAGCATCAAATGTAGCGATTTTCAACTCTGCCACTGGCAAAGCTGATCGCGTTGGTTTCCGCTTTGAAGATGGCAAAAAAGTTCGCTTCTTCAAATCGACCAGTGAACTCGTTAAGTAA
- the rplE gene encoding 50S ribosomal protein L5 — protein MAKLHDKYQETVVAELAKKFGYTSVMQVPRIEKITLNMGVGEAVADKKVMEHALRDMTAIAGQKPVVTVARKSVAGFKIREGYPIGCKVTLRGERMWEFLERLVDIAIPRIRDFRGLSAKAFDGRGNYAMGVREQIIFPEIDYDKIDKIRGMDIVITTSAKTDEEGRALLDAFNFPFKK, from the coding sequence ATGGCGAAACTGCATGATAAATACCAAGAGACTGTTGTCGCTGAACTTGCTAAAAAGTTCGGTTATACCAGTGTCATGCAAGTCCCTCGGATTGAGAAAATCACCCTGAACATGGGTGTTGGCGAAGCAGTTGCAGACAAAAAAGTTATGGAGCATGCGCTCCGTGATATGACTGCGATCGCTGGTCAAAAACCAGTAGTAACTGTTGCTCGTAAATCAGTTGCTGGTTTTAAAATCCGTGAAGGCTACCCTATTGGCTGTAAAGTGACCCTGCGCGGTGAGCGTATGTGGGAATTCTTAGAGCGTTTAGTCGATATCGCAATCCCACGTATTCGTGACTTCCGTGGCTTAAGCGCTAAAGCGTTTGACGGCCGTGGTAACTACGCAATGGGCGTGCGTGAGCAGATCATTTTCCCAGAGATCGATTACGATAAAATCGATAAAATTCGCGGTATGGATATTGTTATCACTACCTCTGCGAAGACTGACGAAGAAGGTCGTGCTTTGTTAGACGCTTTTAACTTCCCATTCAAGAAATAA
- the rpsN gene encoding 30S ribosomal protein S14 yields the protein MAKSSMKAREVKRAQLVAKFAEKRAALKAIIVSPTSSDEDRWDAVLKLQALPRDSSAARQRNRCNQTGRPHGFLRKFGLSRIKLREATMRGEVPGLRKASW from the coding sequence ATGGCAAAATCATCAATGAAAGCACGTGAAGTTAAACGTGCACAGCTCGTAGCTAAGTTCGCTGAAAAGCGCGCCGCTCTTAAAGCTATTATTGTCAGTCCAACTTCTTCTGACGAAGATCGTTGGGATGCAGTATTAAAGTTGCAAGCTCTACCACGTGATTCCAGCGCTGCGCGTCAACGCAATCGTTGTAATCAAACTGGTCGCCCACATGGTTTCCTACGTAAGTTCGGCTTAAGCCGTATCAAGTTACGTGAAGCAACCATGCGTGGTGAAGTTCCTGGCCTACGTAAGGCTAGCTGGTAA
- the rpsH gene encoding 30S ribosomal protein S8, translating to MSMQDPIADMLTRIRNGQAANKVSVKMPSAKLKVAIAKLLKEEGYIADYAVADEAKPELEITLKYFQGQPVVETIQRVSRPGLRIYKGKNELPKVMGGLGVAIVSTSKGLMTDRAARLAGMGGEVICYVA from the coding sequence ATGAGCATGCAAGATCCTATTGCGGATATGTTAACCCGTATTCGTAACGGCCAAGCTGCTAACAAAGTATCTGTGAAGATGCCTTCTGCTAAGTTGAAAGTCGCTATTGCGAAACTGCTTAAAGAAGAAGGTTACATCGCTGATTACGCCGTAGCAGATGAAGCCAAGCCTGAACTGGAAATTACTTTAAAGTATTTCCAAGGCCAACCAGTCGTTGAGACTATCCAGCGCGTAAGTCGTCCTGGTCTTCGTATTTACAAAGGTAAAAACGAACTTCCAAAGGTGATGGGCGGACTGGGTGTCGCAATTGTGTCCACTTCTAAAGGCTTGATGACTGATCGTGCCGCCCGCCTTGCAGGCATGGGTGGCGAGGTTATCTGCTACGTAGCATAA
- the rplF gene encoding 50S ribosomal protein L6 produces the protein MSRVAKAPVSIPAGVEVTLNEQTLTVKGAKGSLTRVINNAVNVVIEDGVVKFLPVEGVVNAWAQAGTTRALVNNMVVGVSQGFERKLKLVGVGYRAKLVGADIDLTLGFSHPLVHKLPAGVTAECPSQTDIVLRGVDKQLIGQVAAEIRGYRPPEPYKGKGVRYDDEEVRRKEAKKK, from the coding sequence ATGTCTCGTGTAGCAAAAGCACCAGTATCTATTCCAGCTGGCGTAGAGGTGACCTTAAACGAACAGACCCTGACCGTCAAAGGCGCGAAAGGTAGTCTGACTCGAGTGATCAACAATGCGGTCAATGTTGTAATTGAAGATGGCGTAGTTAAGTTCCTCCCTGTTGAAGGCGTAGTTAACGCTTGGGCACAGGCTGGTACAACTCGTGCATTAGTAAACAACATGGTTGTTGGTGTATCTCAAGGTTTTGAGCGTAAGTTAAAGTTAGTTGGCGTTGGTTACCGTGCGAAACTCGTCGGTGCTGATATTGACCTGACTTTAGGTTTCTCTCATCCGTTAGTACACAAACTGCCCGCAGGCGTTACTGCAGAGTGCCCTAGCCAAACTGACATCGTCCTCCGTGGCGTTGATAAACAGTTAATTGGCCAAGTCGCTGCTGAGATTCGCGGATATCGTCCACCAGAGCCATACAAAGGCAAGGGTGTTCGCTATGACGACGAAGAAGTACGCCGTAAAGAGGCTAAGAAGAAGTAG
- the rplR gene encoding 50S ribosomal protein L18 encodes MDKKTSRLRRAIRARKKIQELGVNRLVVHRTPRHIYAQVINPEAQVVAAASTVEKAVKEQLKSTGNVDAAKAVGKFVAERAIEKGVTSVAFDRSGFKYHGRVAALADAAREAGLQF; translated from the coding sequence ATGGATAAGAAAACATCTCGCTTACGTCGCGCTATTCGCGCTCGTAAGAAGATCCAAGAGCTGGGCGTGAACCGTCTGGTTGTACATCGTACACCGCGTCACATTTATGCTCAGGTGATCAATCCTGAAGCTCAGGTGGTGGCAGCTGCTTCAACCGTGGAAAAAGCGGTTAAAGAGCAACTGAAGAGTACCGGTAACGTAGACGCGGCTAAAGCAGTAGGTAAGTTTGTTGCTGAGCGCGCGATCGAAAAAGGCGTAACTTCTGTTGCGTTCGATCGTTCTGGTTTCAAGTATCACGGTCGTGTAGCTGCTCTAGCAGATGCTGCTCGTGAAGCTGGCCTCCAGTTCTAA
- the rpsE gene encoding 30S ribosomal protein S5 — translation MAKLEAQQKDDLQEKLIAVNRVSKVVKGGRIFSFTALTVVGDGNGKVGYGYGKAREVPAAIQKAMEKARRNMVTVELNAGTLHHPVKGRHTGSRVYMQPASQGTGIIAGGAMRAVLEVAGVHNVLSKAYGSTNPINIVRATVDALVHMKSPSQIAAKRGLNVDEIRG, via the coding sequence ATGGCTAAATTAGAAGCTCAGCAAAAAGACGATCTGCAAGAGAAATTGATTGCAGTTAATCGTGTTTCTAAAGTAGTTAAGGGCGGTCGTATCTTTAGCTTCACAGCACTAACAGTAGTGGGTGACGGTAATGGTAAGGTCGGCTATGGCTATGGTAAAGCGCGCGAAGTTCCAGCAGCAATTCAAAAAGCTATGGAAAAAGCCCGTCGTAACATGGTGACCGTGGAGTTGAATGCAGGTACTCTGCATCACCCAGTTAAAGGTCGTCATACTGGTTCACGTGTATACATGCAACCAGCATCACAGGGTACCGGTATTATCGCCGGTGGCGCAATGCGTGCCGTATTGGAAGTAGCAGGCGTTCATAACGTTCTGTCAAAAGCATACGGTTCTACTAACCCGATCAACATCGTTCGCGCGACTGTCGATGCATTGGTGCACATGAAGTCACCTTCGCAAATCGCAGCTAAGCGTGGCCTGAATGTTGACGAAATTCGGGGGTAA
- the rpmD gene encoding 50S ribosomal protein L30 gives MATKTVKVTQTKSGIGRLPKHRATLTGLGLRRIGHTVELEDTPSVRGMINKVYYMVKVED, from the coding sequence ATGGCAACTAAAACTGTAAAAGTTACTCAGACTAAAAGCGGTATCGGTCGTTTACCGAAACACCGTGCAACCTTAACAGGTCTTGGTCTGCGTCGCATTGGTCACACTGTTGAATTAGAAGATACTCCTTCTGTTCGCGGTATGATCAACAAGGTCTACTACATGGTTAAGGTGGAGGATTAA